A window of Salvia hispanica cultivar TCC Black 2014 unplaced genomic scaffold, UniMelb_Shisp_WGS_1.0 HiC_scaffold_354, whole genome shotgun sequence genomic DNA:
ttgataaataagcTTTTATAGAGTGATTCAcataaaataccaaaatttaccgattatataaaagtaaataaagaaaaataacccTCCTGGCTCCTAGACTTTGAATATTTCTCTTTCAAATAACaattaggaaaaaaattaacaaatctatattaacatataaaacacaacaatttatatagtactgCTATTATTGATCAAGAGGCATCCATTCCAGCTCAAGATGTATTTCTCCAGATTCCACATTTTGCAGCTTCAAAGATACTAACTGCTTCACCTTCCCATCCACAATATTCACTGTGCTGTCTTCCAACAGCGCGTTGTCATTCGACTTCAGCCATCTCCCGATCTGCATGTTCTCGAACGTTCCAACGTCCCCGAATGCAGTAGCAGAAGTTATCATAGACTGAATGTCTATCTCGACTTCCCCCATTATATCATCCGCAGAGAACGTGTCGTAGTCATAAACTTCCTGTGGTTTCAGACACGAAAGGATCATTAC
This region includes:
- the LOC125199018 gene encoding probable ADP-ribosylation factor GTPase-activating protein AGD13, giving the protein MILSCLKPQEVYDYDTFSADDIMGEVEIDIQSMITSATAFGDVGTFENMQIGRWLKSNDNALLEDSTVNIVDGKVKQLVSLKLQNVESGEIHLELEWMPLDQ